A genomic window from Luteolibacter sp. LG18 includes:
- a CDS encoding phosphoenolpyruvate hydrolase family protein codes for MPNPWTGIGNPYTRQEVRDRLTRTLDSGKAIIAAGAGTGISAKFIEKGGADLIIVYNSGRFRMMGHGSTAGLMAYGDANAIAMEIGEYEVLPVVDEIPVICGVHATDPRRRMWHWLGKVKDVGFSGVNNFPTHCIVDGHFRRVLEETGMSAKKEVEMVALAHRMDLFTIVYVDSPEEAAAMARAGADSIIAHVGTTVGGSIGVTGAVVSWDDTLKRTQAIIEAARAERDDIFFLCHGGPINTPDDAARVLEATDCVGFVGASSLERMGVEESLTNLTRTFKSIPVPAAARFNG; via the coding sequence ATGCCCAACCCCTGGACCGGAATCGGAAACCCCTACACGCGCCAAGAAGTGCGCGACCGTCTCACCCGCACCCTCGACTCCGGCAAGGCGATCATCGCCGCCGGTGCCGGCACCGGGATCAGCGCCAAGTTCATCGAAAAAGGCGGCGCCGACCTGATCATCGTCTACAACAGCGGCCGCTTCCGCATGATGGGCCATGGCTCGACCGCCGGCCTGATGGCCTACGGAGATGCCAACGCGATAGCCATGGAGATCGGCGAGTATGAGGTGCTGCCGGTGGTCGATGAAATTCCCGTGATCTGCGGCGTGCACGCCACCGACCCGCGCCGCCGGATGTGGCACTGGCTCGGCAAGGTGAAGGACGTCGGCTTCAGCGGCGTGAACAATTTCCCGACCCACTGCATCGTGGACGGCCACTTCCGCCGCGTGCTGGAGGAGACCGGCATGAGCGCGAAGAAGGAGGTCGAAATGGTGGCCCTGGCCCACCGCATGGATCTCTTCACCATCGTCTACGTGGACTCGCCGGAGGAAGCCGCGGCGATGGCCCGGGCCGGGGCGGATTCGATCATCGCCCACGTCGGCACCACGGTCGGTGGTTCGATCGGCGTGACCGGCGCGGTGGTGTCGTGGGACGATACCCTGAAGCGCACCCAGGCGATCATCGAGGCCGCGCGCGCGGAGCGGGACGACATCTTCTTCCTGTGCCACGGCGGCCCGATCAACACGCCAGACGACGCCGCGAGGGTGCTGGAAGCCACCGATTGCGTCGGCTTCGTCGGTGCCAGCTCGCTGGAGCGCATGGGCGTGGAGGAATCCCTCACGAACCTGACCCGCACCTTCAAATCCATCCCGGTGCCTGCCGCCGCGAGATTCAATGGCTGA
- a CDS encoding inorganic phosphate transporter produces the protein MTLIIVVILVALAFEFINGFHDTANSIATVVSTKVLTPRQAIMLAAITNLVGALIGHAVAKTVSSGLVDAKFVTTSTIICALIGGITWNLLTWWLGLPSSSTHALVGGLCGATLANSHGNWKAIIWTAEKIKDGKVVYEGVLHKVIWPMLTSPVVGLVGGFIIMTILYALLRNAKPMWVNRFFGRAQIFSASYMGFAHGLADAQKTMGIITLALVTATTAGSFDQLPSWLGFLKMDKSPVAEHQIQAILKGSKDPQVAAILATEADKLQTGEFKESFHALAAIAYQADGDAASAERERASAKTAHQQALDKEAARFMPKVPILGPMVAGKPTDWLKTLDGEMAKATKDGKDPLAAAAGKVRDLSPDVPAWIKVVCALVMAAGTASGGWRIIKTMGHKMVKLQPVHGFAAETTAATLLAVTGQMGMTVSTTHAITTAIMGVGATKRFSAIDGGIVKKILGAWVLTLPAAGGVAYGMMWLWLKIAG, from the coding sequence ATGACGCTGATCATCGTCGTGATCCTCGTGGCCCTGGCCTTCGAGTTCATCAATGGTTTCCACGACACCGCGAACTCGATCGCGACCGTCGTCTCGACCAAGGTCCTGACCCCGCGCCAGGCCATCATGCTCGCCGCCATCACCAACCTGGTGGGCGCGCTCATCGGCCACGCCGTCGCCAAAACGGTGTCGTCCGGCCTCGTGGACGCGAAGTTCGTGACCACCAGCACCATCATCTGCGCGCTGATCGGCGGTATCACGTGGAACCTCCTGACCTGGTGGCTGGGTCTCCCCTCCAGCTCCACCCACGCGCTGGTGGGCGGTCTCTGCGGCGCCACGCTGGCCAATTCCCACGGCAACTGGAAGGCGATCATCTGGACCGCCGAGAAGATCAAGGACGGCAAGGTCGTTTACGAAGGTGTGCTCCACAAGGTGATCTGGCCGATGCTGACCTCGCCGGTGGTCGGCCTCGTCGGCGGCTTCATCATCATGACGATCCTCTACGCGCTCCTCCGGAACGCGAAGCCGATGTGGGTGAACCGCTTCTTCGGACGCGCCCAGATTTTCAGCGCCAGCTACATGGGCTTCGCCCACGGCTTGGCGGACGCCCAGAAGACGATGGGCATCATCACGCTGGCGCTGGTGACCGCCACCACCGCCGGGTCGTTCGACCAACTGCCGTCGTGGTTGGGCTTCTTGAAAATGGACAAGTCCCCCGTGGCCGAGCACCAGATCCAGGCGATCCTGAAGGGCTCGAAGGATCCCCAGGTGGCCGCCATCCTAGCGACCGAGGCGGACAAGCTCCAGACCGGCGAATTCAAGGAATCCTTCCACGCGCTGGCCGCGATCGCCTACCAGGCGGATGGCGATGCCGCCTCCGCTGAACGCGAGCGGGCGAGCGCGAAGACCGCCCACCAGCAGGCGCTCGACAAGGAAGCGGCGCGTTTCATGCCGAAGGTCCCGATCCTCGGCCCGATGGTGGCGGGCAAGCCGACCGACTGGCTGAAGACCCTCGACGGTGAAATGGCGAAGGCCACCAAGGACGGCAAGGATCCTCTCGCCGCGGCCGCAGGCAAGGTCCGCGACCTTTCCCCGGACGTCCCCGCCTGGATCAAGGTGGTCTGCGCGCTGGTGATGGCCGCCGGCACCGCCTCCGGCGGCTGGCGCATCATCAAGACGATGGGCCACAAGATGGTGAAGCTCCAGCCGGTCCACGGCTTCGCCGCGGAAACCACCGCCGCCACCCTGCTCGCCGTGACCGGCCAGATGGGCATGACCGTTTCCACCACCCACGCCATCACCACCGCCATCATGGGCGTCGGCGCGACCAAACGCTTCAGCGCCATCGATGGCGGCATCGTGAAGAAGATCCTCGGTGCCTGGGTGCTCACCCTGCCCGCGGCCGGCGGCGTCGCTTATGGAATGATGTGGCTGTGGCTGAAGATCGCGGGGTGA
- a CDS encoding PVC-type heme-binding CxxCH protein produces the protein MNLRSLFRKSAAVLVIVLAAGASPAHAAPQEGRRMEILFLGDDGHHKPIGCYRVLKQVYGPKGIDLTFVEDLKQITTEKLNQYDVLIVYANHEEVPVPPAIRPWVENGGALVALHSAVGCFHPSQDWFSLVGGQFASHETGVFSPKTIEPNDPIVKGLPALKCWDETYVHKNTTNDRHILQVREPMNKGETQPEPWTWTRTQGKGRVFYTASGHDMRCWSQPEWQELVYRGILWAANDRADAWRKLKLPPLTSYTPDIQNRAHPEIPMMELQKPLSPSDSAKHAQVPVGTHLELFAAEPLVINPIALDWDTRGRCWVMEAMDYPNDAPKDGKGQDRLVILTDTNGDGKADKRTVFADGLKLGTAFTFANGGVIATDGEEVVFLKDDNGDDVADTRKTLATGLGISDTHACTSHFRYGDDNWIYATVGYSGINVKTTDGKVHKNGSCVFRFKPDLSDLEVLQGTTNNTWGLGFTGDGDVMGSTANNNPSWNLAIPNRYYEAHGIKPPQTPRADTSTTIFPITADYTQVDQIDRYTAGAGHDFYTDRLPGFPIDGRDAMVCEPTGHVVGLGRIKPEGSIFSTDFRGNNLYANADAWSAPVEARPGPDGAVWIADWYNPIIQHNVVFRFYNPGRGYDQPHSPFQTGAPGPGKGNAYVTPLRDRQHGRIWRVVPDGGARKIVTLDPTKPDDLLRTLASPSRADRLTAQRLLVERGNPDVAAALVAGLASQPTAAKIAILHTLEGLGLLKKDGPALETARKCLADADPIIVRHALLALGAKDAAVAKELPRLISSPQSPRERLFTLLAAADATPDDATGTAIAKAMPVEAPKADPSLLDAWRFASRRHAVPFLAAVLPQIEFKDEPVTTSLLPNGSFEDAAGDLPAGGWKPFQWSPGGAPRFSSAIVAEGKTGKALKLTSTEPTDSSVGIVVKLEPERRYRLTAFIKTELKSEGGQGAIINLHGSQSSTKPVDGTRDWTPVSFEFTSPKDGNCQINCTIGAFGKASGSVWFDEVRIERQGKAGYDLAQEATDIAASAANSPERERLRTLLESSNAPAAKRLLATALSRPAAGPKETVKLPAHLEAGQALYMKICVECHQPEGQGVPATFPPLAGSEWVKGDRDTMLRIVLGGLTGKVSVAGTSYDSVMPGHFPHTDAELASVVNYVRYQFGGLREDPVKPEAIAAQRPAIDARKMVPWTVDDLKKAR, from the coding sequence ATGAATCTCAGATCCTTGTTCAGGAAATCCGCCGCCGTGCTCGTGATCGTGCTCGCCGCCGGTGCTTCCCCTGCCCACGCCGCGCCGCAGGAAGGCCGGCGGATGGAAATCCTCTTTCTGGGTGACGACGGGCACCACAAGCCGATCGGCTGCTACCGCGTCCTGAAGCAGGTCTATGGACCGAAAGGCATCGACCTGACCTTCGTGGAGGACCTAAAACAGATCACCACCGAGAAGCTCAACCAGTACGACGTCCTCATCGTCTACGCGAACCACGAGGAGGTCCCGGTGCCGCCCGCGATCCGTCCGTGGGTCGAGAACGGTGGCGCGCTCGTCGCCCTGCACTCGGCGGTGGGTTGCTTCCATCCCTCGCAGGACTGGTTCTCGCTCGTCGGCGGCCAATTCGCCAGCCACGAGACCGGCGTGTTCTCGCCGAAGACGATCGAACCGAACGACCCGATCGTGAAAGGACTGCCGGCCTTGAAGTGCTGGGACGAAACCTACGTCCACAAGAACACCACCAACGACCGCCACATCCTCCAGGTCCGCGAGCCGATGAACAAGGGCGAGACCCAGCCCGAACCGTGGACGTGGACCCGTACCCAGGGCAAGGGCCGCGTGTTCTACACCGCCAGCGGCCACGACATGCGCTGCTGGAGCCAGCCGGAGTGGCAGGAACTCGTTTACCGCGGCATCCTGTGGGCCGCGAATGACCGCGCCGATGCCTGGCGGAAACTGAAACTCCCGCCGCTGACCTCCTACACCCCGGACATCCAGAACCGCGCCCATCCGGAGATCCCGATGATGGAGCTCCAGAAGCCGCTCTCGCCCTCCGACAGCGCGAAGCACGCGCAGGTTCCCGTGGGCACCCACCTGGAGCTTTTCGCCGCCGAACCGCTCGTCATCAACCCGATCGCGCTCGATTGGGACACCCGGGGCCGCTGCTGGGTGATGGAGGCGATGGATTACCCGAACGACGCGCCCAAGGACGGCAAGGGCCAGGACCGACTGGTGATTCTCACGGACACCAACGGCGACGGCAAGGCGGACAAGCGCACCGTCTTCGCCGATGGCCTCAAGCTCGGCACCGCCTTCACCTTCGCCAATGGCGGGGTGATCGCCACCGATGGCGAGGAGGTCGTGTTCCTCAAGGATGACAATGGCGACGACGTGGCGGACACCCGCAAGACGCTGGCCACCGGCCTCGGCATCTCGGACACCCACGCCTGCACCTCCCACTTCCGCTACGGCGATGACAATTGGATCTACGCCACCGTCGGATACAGCGGCATCAACGTGAAGACCACGGATGGCAAGGTCCACAAGAACGGCTCCTGCGTCTTCCGCTTCAAGCCGGATCTCTCCGACCTCGAAGTCCTTCAAGGCACCACCAACAACACCTGGGGTCTCGGTTTCACCGGCGATGGCGACGTGATGGGTTCCACCGCGAACAACAACCCGAGCTGGAACCTCGCCATTCCGAACCGTTACTACGAGGCCCATGGTATCAAGCCGCCGCAGACCCCGCGCGCGGACACCTCCACCACCATCTTCCCGATCACCGCGGACTACACCCAGGTCGATCAAATCGATCGCTACACCGCCGGGGCCGGCCACGATTTCTACACCGACCGCCTGCCCGGTTTCCCGATCGACGGGCGCGACGCGATGGTCTGCGAGCCGACCGGCCACGTGGTGGGCCTCGGCCGCATCAAGCCGGAGGGTTCGATCTTCTCCACCGATTTCCGCGGCAACAACCTCTATGCCAACGCCGACGCTTGGTCCGCGCCCGTCGAGGCCCGTCCCGGTCCGGATGGCGCGGTGTGGATCGCCGATTGGTACAACCCGATCATCCAGCACAACGTCGTTTTCCGCTTCTACAATCCCGGCCGCGGCTACGACCAGCCGCACAGCCCGTTCCAAACCGGTGCTCCCGGTCCGGGCAAGGGCAATGCCTACGTGACCCCGCTGCGCGACCGCCAGCACGGCCGCATCTGGCGCGTGGTGCCGGATGGCGGCGCGCGCAAGATCGTCACCCTCGATCCCACCAAGCCGGATGATCTCCTCCGCACCCTCGCCTCCCCGTCCCGAGCCGACCGCCTGACCGCCCAGCGCCTGCTGGTGGAGCGCGGCAATCCGGACGTCGCCGCGGCCCTCGTCGCCGGTCTGGCATCCCAGCCCACCGCCGCGAAGATCGCCATCCTCCACACGCTGGAGGGTCTCGGCCTGCTGAAGAAGGATGGCCCCGCGCTGGAAACCGCCCGCAAGTGCCTCGCCGACGCTGACCCGATCATCGTCCGCCATGCCCTGCTCGCCCTCGGCGCGAAGGATGCCGCCGTCGCCAAGGAGCTGCCGCGTTTGATCTCCTCCCCGCAGTCCCCGCGCGAACGCCTTTTCACCCTGCTCGCCGCGGCCGATGCCACGCCGGACGACGCCACCGGCACGGCCATCGCCAAGGCCATGCCGGTGGAGGCCCCGAAGGCGGATCCCTCGCTGCTCGATGCCTGGCGCTTCGCCTCGCGCCGCCATGCCGTGCCGTTCCTGGCCGCGGTGCTGCCGCAGATTGAATTCAAGGATGAACCCGTCACCACCTCGCTGCTGCCGAACGGCTCCTTCGAGGACGCCGCGGGCGATCTTCCTGCCGGTGGCTGGAAGCCGTTCCAATGGTCTCCCGGTGGCGCGCCGCGTTTCTCCAGCGCCATCGTCGCGGAAGGCAAGACCGGCAAGGCTCTCAAGCTGACGTCCACCGAACCCACCGATTCGTCCGTCGGCATCGTGGTGAAACTGGAGCCGGAACGCCGCTACCGCCTAACCGCCTTCATCAAGACCGAGCTCAAGAGCGAAGGCGGCCAGGGAGCCATCATCAATCTCCATGGCAGCCAATCGAGCACCAAGCCGGTCGATGGCACCCGCGACTGGACGCCGGTGTCCTTCGAGTTCACCTCGCCGAAGGATGGCAACTGCCAGATCAACTGCACCATCGGTGCCTTTGGCAAAGCCAGCGGCAGCGTGTGGTTCGACGAAGTGCGGATCGAGCGCCAGGGCAAGGCGGGTTACGACCTCGCCCAGGAAGCCACCGACATCGCCGCCTCCGCCGCAAACAGCCCGGAACGCGAGCGTCTGCGCACCTTGCTGGAAAGCTCGAACGCCCCGGCCGCAAAACGCCTGCTCGCCACCGCCCTGAGCCGCCCCGCCGCGGGACCGAAGGAAACTGTGAAGCTTCCCGCCCACCTCGAGGCCGGCCAGGCGCTCTACATGAAGATCTGCGTGGAGTGCCACCAGCCGGAAGGCCAGGGCGTGCCCGCCACCTTCCCGCCGCTCGCCGGATCGGAATGGGTGAAGGGTGACCGCGACACCATGCTCCGTATCGTTCTCGGCGGACTCACCGGCAAGGTCAGCGTGGCCGGCACCAGCTATGACAGCGTGATGCCCGGACACTTCCCGCACACCGATGCCGAACTCGCCTCCGTGGTGAACTACGTGCGCTACCAGTTCGGCGGCCTCCGCGAGGATCCGGTGAAGCCGGAAGCCATCGCCGCCCAGCGCCCCGCCATCGACGCCCGCAAGATGGTTCCCTGGACCGTGGACGACCTGAAGAAGGCGCGCTGA
- a CDS encoding DJ-1/PfpI family protein, giving the protein MAKITRIVIPLYPDFDILDVCGPLAMFSSIAGTTSIVSVVAAAEPGLVKSLQGVGLQAQHALPELSETDAIWVPGGFGSGYDAQISASSDTLAWLKREGPKAGYVCSVCTGAILLAAAGLLDGYTATTHWQFQQSLTLFPNVLLASGYPRYWMDRNRITGGGISSGLDASLAVIAAISDSTSAMQAQLLNQYAPDPPYNAGTPLTAPPDVLASFFQHFGEGATSLEKTVTAFLAGEKHSA; this is encoded by the coding sequence ATGGCCAAGATCACCCGCATTGTCATCCCGCTGTATCCGGACTTCGACATCCTCGATGTCTGCGGCCCGCTCGCGATGTTCAGCAGCATCGCCGGCACCACCAGCATCGTCTCCGTGGTCGCCGCGGCCGAACCCGGACTCGTGAAAAGCCTGCAAGGCGTGGGCCTCCAGGCGCAGCACGCGCTGCCCGAACTATCCGAAACCGATGCCATCTGGGTGCCGGGCGGCTTCGGTTCCGGCTACGATGCACAGATCTCCGCGTCATCGGACACGCTCGCGTGGCTGAAACGCGAGGGCCCGAAGGCCGGCTATGTGTGCTCCGTCTGCACCGGGGCGATCCTTCTCGCGGCCGCCGGGCTGCTGGACGGATACACCGCCACCACCCACTGGCAGTTCCAGCAATCGCTCACCCTTTTCCCGAACGTCCTCCTGGCCTCCGGCTACCCGCGCTACTGGATGGACCGGAACCGGATCACCGGCGGCGGCATCAGTTCGGGCCTGGATGCCTCGCTGGCGGTCATCGCGGCGATCTCGGACAGCACCAGCGCGATGCAAGCGCAGCTTCTCAACCAGTATGCGCCCGATCCGCCCTACAATGCCGGAACCCCGCTGACGGCTCCGCCGGATGTGCTGGCCTCGTTCTTCCAACACTTCGGAGAAGGGGCGACCTCGTTGGAGAAGACCGTCACCGCCTTCCTGGCGGGGGAAAAGCACTCCGCCTGA
- a CDS encoding AraC family transcriptional regulator has protein sequence MPAANPYPLTGHVPIRTHVVRADQADHRDWLREAPVCPALEKHHIAHVGVWESRGPFELSRPDQSGTFLMACLSGSGFVKADGQWRKIEASQACLLPPFVTNAMKFSGNEPWRICWVRYHESRESNPIVSSASPVLGAYDPWPVYRAIQGLHAECTGEGLPAHLHLWTELIHSHVLRFAQPHQADPRLWKLWRQVEDSLAHNWTVDELAARACVCREHLRRLCQEELGRSPMQHVTFLRMQRARDLLSTTDLKVESITREVGYQNPNTFSNTFKKWVGWRPSEHRR, from the coding sequence ATGCCCGCCGCAAACCCCTACCCCCTCACCGGACACGTCCCGATCCGCACCCACGTGGTCCGTGCCGACCAGGCCGACCACCGCGATTGGCTGCGGGAAGCGCCGGTCTGCCCCGCCTTGGAAAAACACCACATCGCCCACGTGGGGGTTTGGGAATCGCGCGGCCCCTTCGAGCTGTCCCGCCCCGACCAATCCGGCACCTTCCTGATGGCCTGCCTCTCCGGCAGCGGCTTCGTGAAGGCGGACGGACAGTGGCGGAAAATCGAGGCCTCGCAGGCCTGTCTGCTACCGCCCTTCGTCACCAACGCGATGAAGTTTTCCGGCAACGAGCCGTGGCGGATCTGCTGGGTGCGTTACCATGAATCCCGGGAGTCGAATCCGATCGTGTCATCGGCCTCCCCCGTCCTCGGCGCCTACGATCCCTGGCCGGTATACCGCGCGATCCAAGGCCTGCATGCCGAGTGCACCGGCGAGGGCCTGCCCGCCCACCTCCATCTCTGGACCGAGTTGATCCATTCGCACGTGCTGCGTTTCGCCCAGCCTCACCAAGCCGACCCCCGCCTTTGGAAACTGTGGCGGCAGGTCGAGGATTCGCTGGCCCACAACTGGACGGTGGACGAGCTCGCCGCCCGCGCCTGCGTCTGCCGCGAACACCTGCGCCGCCTGTGCCAGGAGGAACTCGGCCGCAGCCCGATGCAGCACGTTACTTTCCTGCGCATGCAGCGTGCCCGCGACCTGCTTTCCACCACCGACCTCAAGGTCGAATCCATCACCCGCGAGGTGGGCTACCAGAATCCGAACACGTTCTCGAACACGTTCAAGAAATGGGTCGGCTGGCGGCCTTCCGAGCACCGGCGGTGA
- the pstB gene encoding phosphate ABC transporter ATP-binding protein PstB, with product MILAMPEASKKTPVASPAPAPAVPTAQPVAAVPAAKPETVPSVPAIQVQGVDFCYGSNKVLKDVSLDIPTNEVIAFIGPSGCGKTTLLRCFNRMNDLVPGARVTKGSIIIEGANIADSAIDPVQLRRHVGMVFQKSNPFPRSIYDNIAYGPRTLGEKNKKVLDDLVEKSLRRAALWDEVKDRLDDIATGLSGGQQQRLCIARTMAVDPEIILMDEPCSALDPIATAHVEDLILDLKEHYTIVIVTHNMQQATRVSDRTAFFYLGELIEYGNTRQMFENPSQKRTEDYISGRFG from the coding sequence ATGATTCTCGCCATGCCAGAAGCCTCGAAAAAGACGCCGGTTGCCTCCCCAGCGCCAGCTCCCGCCGTGCCGACCGCCCAGCCGGTGGCCGCCGTGCCGGCCGCGAAACCGGAAACGGTGCCCTCGGTCCCCGCCATCCAGGTCCAGGGAGTGGATTTCTGCTACGGTTCCAACAAGGTGCTCAAGGACGTCTCGCTCGATATCCCGACCAACGAGGTGATCGCCTTCATCGGGCCGTCCGGTTGCGGCAAGACCACGCTGCTGCGCTGTTTCAACCGCATGAACGACCTGGTCCCGGGGGCCCGCGTCACCAAGGGCTCGATCATCATCGAGGGCGCGAACATCGCGGACTCCGCGATCGATCCGGTCCAGCTCCGCCGCCATGTCGGCATGGTGTTCCAGAAATCGAACCCGTTTCCCCGCAGCATCTACGACAATATCGCCTACGGTCCGCGGACGCTCGGCGAGAAGAACAAGAAGGTGCTCGACGATCTCGTGGAGAAGTCCCTGCGCCGCGCCGCGCTGTGGGACGAGGTGAAGGATCGCCTCGACGACATCGCCACCGGCCTCTCCGGCGGCCAGCAGCAGCGCCTGTGCATCGCCCGCACGATGGCGGTGGACCCGGAAATCATTCTCATGGACGAGCCCTGCTCCGCGCTCGACCCCATCGCCACGGCCCACGTCGAGGACCTGATCCTCGACCTCAAGGAGCACTACACGATCGTCATCGTGACCCACAACATGCAGCAGGCGACCCGCGTTTCCGACCGCACCGCCTTCTTCTACCTAGGTGAACTCATCGAATACGGCAATACCCGCCAGATGTTCGAGAACCCTTCCCAAAAGCGCACGGAGGACTATATTTCCGGTCGCTTCGGTTGA
- the phoU gene encoding phosphate signaling complex protein PhoU, with the protein MQQHILKDFDHAMTTLRGEVLTMAGLARLNLERAIQALLERNQDLANAVIADDNEVDELERKVDQLGMDVLVRFHPVASDLRLVVTAMKISMNLERISDHAVSISKRARKLAVGPELPDINLIEPLYTLADHLLRDAISAFSDRNAKLGESLHARDKELDRLHRDATATFGSRIEETGRSEEYLHLILIVRSLERVGDMAANIGENAVFLDVAKDIRHEAGRKVADMG; encoded by the coding sequence ATGCAACAGCACATCCTCAAGGACTTCGATCACGCCATGACCACCCTCCGCGGCGAGGTGCTGACCATGGCCGGACTTGCCCGCCTGAATCTGGAACGCGCCATCCAGGCCCTGCTCGAACGCAACCAGGACCTCGCCAACGCGGTTATCGCCGATGACAACGAGGTCGACGAGCTCGAGCGCAAGGTCGATCAGCTCGGCATGGATGTGCTGGTCCGTTTCCACCCGGTGGCCAGCGACCTGCGGCTGGTGGTGACCGCGATGAAGATCTCGATGAACCTCGAGCGCATTTCCGACCACGCGGTGAGCATCTCCAAACGCGCCCGCAAGCTCGCGGTCGGCCCGGAACTGCCGGACATCAACCTGATCGAGCCGCTCTACACGCTGGCCGACCACCTGTTGCGCGACGCGATCTCCGCCTTCAGCGATCGCAACGCCAAGCTCGGGGAATCCCTCCACGCGCGCGACAAGGAGCTGGACCGCCTGCACCGCGATGCCACCGCGACCTTCGGTTCCCGCATCGAGGAAACCGGCCGCAGCGAGGAATACCTGCACTTGATCCTGATCGTCCGCTCGCTGGAGCGGGTGGGGGACATGGCCGCGAACATCGGCGAGAACGCCGTGTTCCTCGATGTCGCGAAGGACATCCGCCATGAAGCCGGCCGCAAGGTCGCCGACATGGGTTGA
- a CDS encoding cupin domain-containing protein: MDPSQRRFVQDADAQRETNAWTHNAWLCRPGLVAAEKLLMVRASMPPHHCHPFHVHPHREEIIHVVSGRAEQWVGNEFRILGPGEIAHIPPGIPHGTFNPFDETLVFNAILSPAVLPDDRAADEDPREVAAEEPWMSMREGRPECRVL, from the coding sequence ATGGACCCGAGCCAACGACGATTCGTTCAGGACGCCGACGCCCAGCGCGAGACCAATGCCTGGACCCACAATGCCTGGTTGTGCCGCCCTGGCCTGGTGGCGGCGGAGAAGCTGTTGATGGTGCGGGCGTCCATGCCGCCGCACCATTGCCATCCGTTTCACGTCCACCCGCACCGCGAGGAGATCATCCACGTGGTATCCGGGCGCGCGGAGCAGTGGGTGGGAAATGAGTTCCGCATCCTCGGTCCCGGCGAGATCGCGCACATCCCGCCTGGGATTCCGCACGGCACCTTCAATCCCTTCGACGAAACGCTCGTCTTCAACGCCATTCTCTCCCCAGCGGTGTTGCCGGATGACCGGGCCGCGGACGAGGACCCGCGGGAAGTGGCCGCGGAGGAGCCGTGGATGTCGATGCGCGAGGGCCGCCCGGAATGCCGGGTGCTGTGA
- a CDS encoding TPM domain-containing protein, with product MMRRAVILLLLLFAAWLPARADLTFEYGPRPENSIYDPEATLSPELAKRLSAELSTIRNRDHADVMLVLLPGIGELPPEHVARRFGEAWGADLLYAVVLDVAGRNDGPWIYVGGDITHSDRKEVIPRMTKDALRLARQEPDRESCLRSAANQTSDILRYLLGKVKSQAQTYQTERVRIRLEVEQQAERKRIILIAVAAGLLPAAGVLFLIGSFFWRRHSRRFPDVIWTRRLGAPHAGGNNATADLGRPT from the coding sequence ATGATGAGACGCGCCGTCATCCTCTTGCTGCTCTTGTTTGCCGCCTGGCTCCCGGCGCGGGCGGACCTGACTTTCGAATACGGGCCGCGCCCGGAAAACTCGATCTACGATCCGGAGGCGACCTTGTCCCCGGAACTGGCGAAGCGCCTTTCCGCCGAGCTTTCGACGATCCGCAACCGGGACCATGCGGACGTGATGCTGGTGCTGCTACCTGGCATTGGAGAGCTGCCGCCGGAGCACGTCGCCCGTCGCTTCGGGGAAGCCTGGGGGGCCGATCTCCTCTATGCCGTGGTGTTGGACGTGGCCGGGCGCAATGACGGGCCGTGGATCTACGTCGGTGGTGACATCACCCACAGCGACCGCAAGGAGGTGATCCCGCGCATGACCAAGGATGCCCTGCGGCTGGCCCGCCAGGAGCCGGACCGCGAGTCCTGCCTGCGGTCCGCGGCGAACCAGACCTCCGACATTCTCCGCTACCTGCTCGGCAAGGTGAAGAGCCAGGCGCAGACCTATCAGACCGAGCGTGTGCGCATCCGCCTGGAGGTGGAGCAGCAGGCGGAGCGGAAGCGCATCATTCTCATCGCGGTGGCCGCGGGGCTGCTGCCGGCCGCCGGCGTGCTGTTCTTGATTGGATCGTTCTTCTGGCGCCGCCACTCACGGCGGTTCCCGGATGTCATCTGGACCCGCCGTCTCGGTGCTCCGCATGCCGGAGGAAACAACGCCACAGCGGATCTGGGCCGCCCCACGTGA